A region of Channa argus isolate prfri chromosome 8, Channa argus male v1.0, whole genome shotgun sequence DNA encodes the following proteins:
- the LOC137131490 gene encoding receptor-type tyrosine-protein phosphatase C-like isoform X12, with the protein MADLKILLLLAVTIGLIKCIAGDASNSPSTISPSTTSATSTHSPTLSATLSPAPTSNETSPTTSTKTPSTTQISPSPATTQLNSTVTFTTKDSPTSVPLTTTSSTSPLVDNTSVTTLLPRTTAATSAVSSDTQTTTQTPEPPSSTLTTDSTKQTKHSDVMSATSSLTHTSKDTSPTTSTKTPSITQSPTSLPLTHPNTTVNTTTKVTSITPAPSTQCSYTVTPIKFGLRINITGSTNGNYSINITEEGQREIRSSVVHFAHQTSHELKHLKSCTEYEHNVAFIESDGRETPCQKTENKTTTTTTVMNTGDIQVNNCRPGYVCYQSDWNISFSLSSSNHVSSERCTSDDKTLCIKLGNNDYCSDLTTTFTSGNCSLNLNTSITVDYINPSDIFQPVPTELPAQIEPEFPINCRNLSIDYTCLDELNKPKKLTDLEPFTDYICTGQIKNNNVNTNKATTVRFRVDCDLTINTKNRQTNTSIELSWDTTSQNCPDVPELKNLSYTCSRIDPNQKVTITADKHPSGGTCHFTGLQPFTSYTFKVQPTYNNKEVSEPKEVRVETEAGIPDVVTKLTVNVPENNVIKVKCNQHHSSFRFNGPKKMYIARLRYGRETLRDNNTKCDFEFRDLSYSTTYHLDVTAFNGYFEGSPTTKEVSTLYNDKAVIGFLIFLIILTSVALLLVLYKIFILKRRKSHDMGEEMGLITPGNDEENLLSVEPIAGEILLETYKRKLADEGRLFLAEFQSIPRIWSRYTVKEAKKSCNASKNRYVDILPYDYNRVQLTSGNGEAGCDYINASFIDGYKESKKYIAAQGPKEDTVSDFWRMIWEQQSSIIVMVTRCEEGNRVKCAQYWPSPDRETEIYEEFIVKLTSEDHCPDYTIRHLSLTNKREKNSEREVTHIQFLSWPDHGVPGEPQLLLKLRRRVNAFKNLFSGPIVVHCSAGVGRTGTYMSIDAMMEGLEAEGRVDIYGYIVKLRKQRCLMVQVEAQYILIHQALLEHNQFGETEIPLPELHSAMSTLKQKNSDNEPTLMEDEFERLPTYKNWRTFNAGITEENKKKNRSSSVIPYDFNRVLLKLDEGRSQDSDPDDEEEEESSDEEDEESTKYINASHIDGYWGPRALITAQTPLPDTMADFWLMAYQKKASAIVMLSDSKEGDKESDSMYWDKDKKTFGEIEVELVSTDTSPVFISRNMLIRHVKRKESRPVKQYQFLKWAGRELPEKPQELTDMIKEIRSSCSNSKSQRSLPIVVHCNDGSSRSGIFCAMWNLLESAETEKLVDVFQVAKTLRKERQGMLPSLEQYQFLYDALDGVFPVQNGDVKAAQPPAVDSVEIVTENKAPEQPAVVKAEEPASTVADDQQGAAENTPLVSDVESKGDKKEEAEKAPPTETTPLDETSNGPTVTVEA; encoded by the exons ATGGCAGATCTTAAGATTCTGCTGCTCCTGGCTGTGACCATCGGTTTGATCAAAT GTATTGCCGGAGATG CCAGCAACAGTCCTTCAACTATCTCACCATCCACCACCTCTGCCACCTCAACCCATTCACCCACTCTGTCTG CCACTTTATCTCCTGCACCCACCTCAAATGAGACCTCACCCACAACCAGCACCAAAACACCAAGCACCACTCAAATCTCACCCTCGCCTGCAACCACACAGCTCAACAGCACAGTGACTTTTACCACCAAAG ATTCACCCACTTCTGTTCCACTCACCACAACAAGCTCCACTTCACCTTTAGTAGACAACACATCTGTAACCACCTTGCTTCCACGCACCACGGCAGCAACTTCTGCCGTGTCCTCAGACACTCAAACAACCACCCAAACACCTGAACCCCCATCATCAACTCTCACCACAGATTCAactaaacagacaaaacattcaGACGTCATGTCTG CCACTTCATCTCTTACACACACCTCAAAAGACACCTCACCCACAACCAGCACCAAAACACCAAGCATCACTCAAAGCCCAACCTCACTTCCACTCACACACCCCAACACCACAGTAAATACTACCACCAAAG TGACATCTATAACCCCTGCACCTTCTACACAGT GTTCTTACACTGTCACACCCATCAAGTTTGGCCTCCGGATTAACATAACAGGCTCTACCAATGGTAACTACAGCATAAACATAactgaagaaggacaaagagaGATCAGAAGTTCAGTTGTTCACTTTGCCCATCAAACATCACATGAGCTCAAACACCTGAAGTCCTGTACTGAATATGAGCATAATGTGGCCTTTATTGAAAGTGATGGCAGAGAAACACCCtgtcaaaaaactgaaaataaaactacGACTACTACTACTGTAATGA aTACAGGAGACATTCaagttaacaactgcagacCTGGATATGTTTGTTACCAAAGTGACTGGAACATCAGCTTTTCACTATCATCATCAAATCATGTTTCATCTGAGAGATGCACCAGTGATGATAAAACACTCTGTATCAAACTTGGTAACAATGACTATTGCTCAGATTTGACTACAACCTTCACATCAGGAAATTGTTCTTTAAACCTCAACACAAGCATCACTGTTG aCTACATAAATCCAAGTGACATATTTCAACCTGTTCCCACTGAACTTCCTGCACAAATAGAACCAGAGTTTCCTATAAACTGTAGAAATCTCTCCATTGATTACACCTGTTTGG ATGAACTTAATAAACCCAAGAAGCTCACTGATCTGGAGCCGTTCACAGACTACATCTGTACTGGTCAGATCAAGAACAACAATGTCAATACCAACAAAGCAACTACTGTCAGATTCAGGGTTGACTGTG AtctcacaataaacacaaagaacagaCAAACCAACACATCCATTGAGTTGAGTTGGGACACAACCAGTCAGAACTGTCCAGATGTACCTGAACTGAAGAATCTTAGTTACACCTGCAGTCGTATTGACCCTAATCAGAAAGTTACAA TTACAGCTGACAAACATCCATCAGGAGGAACATGTCATTTTACTGGACTCCAACCATTCACCAGTTACACCTTTAAAGTCCAACCCACCTACAACAACAAGGAAGTTTCTGAACCAAAAGAAGTTAGAGTGGAAACTGAGGCTGGAA taCCAGACGTTGTTACTAAACTGACAGTGAATGTTCCAGAGAATAATGTgatcaaagtaaaatgtaatcaacATCATTCATCATTTCGTTTTAATGGACCTAAGAAGATGTACATTGCACGTCTTCGTTATGGTCGTGAGACTCTACGTgataataacacaaaatgtgaCTTTGAATTCAGAGATCTGAGCTACTCTACCACCTACCACCTGGAT GTGACTGCTTTCAATGGATATTTTGAGGGCAGCCCTACGACAAAAGAAGTTTccactctgt ATAATGACAAAGCAGTTATTGGTtttctcatcttcctcatcatcctcaCATCTGTGGCTCTGCTTTTGGTCCTTTATAAGATCTTCATTTTGAAGCGCAGAAAGTCCCA TGACATGGGTGAAGAAATGGGCCTTATTACACCAGGAA ATGATGAAGAGAACCTGCTCTCTGTGGAACCAATTGCAGGAGAGATCCTGCTGGAAACCTACAAAAGGAAACTTGCTGATGAGGGGCGACTCTTCCTGGCAGAGTTTCAG AGCATCCCCAGAATTTGGTCGAGGTACACGGTAAAAGAGGCGAAAAAGTCCTGCAATGCCTCCAAGAACCGCTACGTGGACATCCTGCCAT ATGACTATAACCGTGTCCAGCTGACGTCAGGAAATGGAGAAGCAGGATGTGACTATATCAACGCCAGCTTCATTGAT GGGTACAAGGAATCCAAGAAGTATATTGCAGCTCAAG GCCCAAAGGAAGACACTGTGAGTGATTTCTGGAGGATGATCTGGGAGCAGCAGTCCTCCATTATCGTCATGGTAACACGCTGTGAAGAAGGAAACAGG GTCAAGTGTGCACAGTACTGGCCGTCTCCTGACAGAGAAACTGAGATCTATGAAGAGTTCATAGTGAAGCTGACTTCTGAGGACCATTGTCCAGATTACACCATCCGCCACCTCAGCCTAACTAAT AAGAGGGAGAAGAACTCAGAGAGGGAGGTGACCCACATTCAGTTCCTAAGCTGGCCAGATCACGGTGTACCAGGAGAGCCGCAACTCCTCCTGAAACTGAGGCGGCGCGTCAATGCTTTCAAGAATCTCTTCAGTGGCCCAATTGTTGTCCACTGCAG TGCTGGAGTGGGCAGAACTGGCACCTACATGAGCATTGATGCCATGATGGAGGGTCTAGAGGCAGAGGGAAGAGTGGACATCTACGGTTACATAGTCAAACTCCGCAAACAGAGATGCCTCATGGTTCAAGTAGAG GCCCAGTACATCCTGATTCACCAGGCTCTGCTGGAGCACAACCAGTTTGGAGAGACTGAGATCCCTCTGCCTGAGCTCCACAGCGCAATGAGcacactgaaacagaaaaactcAGACAATGAACCCACTCTGATGGAAGATGAGTTTGAG CGACTCCCCACTTATAAAAACTGGAGGACATTCAACGCAGGGatcacagaagaaaacaagaaaaagaatcGCTCTTCATCCGTCATCCCAT ATGACTTCAACAGAGTGTTGCTGAAGCTCGATGAAGGACGTAGCCAAGATAGTGACCCAGAtgacgaggaggaggaagaatcatcagatgaagaagatgaagagtcCACTAAATACATCAATGCCTCCCACATAGAT GGCTACTGGGGCCCACGCGCCCTCATCACCGCACAAACTCCACTGCCAGACACCATGGCAGACTTCTGGTTGATGGCTTACCAGAAGAAAGCATCTGCTATTGTCATGCTCTCCGACTCCAAGGAGGGAGATAAG GAGTCTGACTCCATGTACTgggacaaagacaagaaaacatttggagagATTGAGGTGGAGTTGGTGAGCACCGACACCTCCCCGGTTTTCATCAGCCGCAACATGCTGATCCGTCATGTCAAG AGGAAAGAGAGTCGTCCAGTCAAACAGTACCAGTTCCTGAAGTGGGCCGGGAGAGAGCTGCCAGAGAAACCTCAAGAACTCACCGACATGATCAAGGAAATAaggagcagctgcagcaacagCAAATCACAGAGGAGTTTGCCAATCGTGGTCCACTGCAA TGACGGCTCGTCCCGTTCGGGCATTTTCTGTGCTATGTGGAACCTGTTAGAAAGTGCTGAGACTGAGAAGCTGGTGGATGTTTTCCAGGTGGCTAAAACCCTGCGCAAGG
- the LOC137131490 gene encoding receptor-type tyrosine-protein phosphatase C-like isoform X9: MADLKILLLLAVTIGLIKCIAGDASNSPSTISPSTTSATSTHSPTLSATSSPALTSNETSPTPTTETDPQTNTTKISDLPAPTKLNTSLNETTKDSPASLPLTTTSSTSHFVDNKSVTTLLPRTTAATSAVSSDTQTTTQTPEPPSSTLTTDSTKQTIHSDVMSATLSPAPTSNETSPTTSTKTPSTTQISPSPATTQLNSTVTFTTKDSPTSVPLTTTSSTSPLVDNTSVTTLLPRTTAATSAVSSDTQTTTQTPEPPSSTLTTDSTKQTKHSDVMSATSSLTHTSKDTSPTTSTKTPSITQSPTSLPLTHPNTTVNTTTKVTSITPAPSTQCSYTVTPIKFGLRINITGSTNGNYSINITEEGQREIRSSVVHFAHQTSHELKHLKSCTEYEHNVAFIESDGRETPCQKTENKTTTTTTVMNTGDIQVNNCRPGYVCYQSDWNISFSLSSSNHVSSERCTSDDKTLCIKLGNNDYCSDLTTTFTSGNCSLNLNTSITVDYINPSDIFQPVPTELPAQIEPEFPINCRNLSIDYTCLDELNKPKKLTDLEPFTDYICTGQIKNNNVNTNKATTVRFRVDCDLTINTKNRQTNTSIELSWDTTSQNCPDVPELKNLSYTCSRIDPNQKVTITADKHPSGGTCHFTGLQPFTSYTFKVQPTYNNKEVSEPKEVRVETEAGIPDVVTKLTVNVPENNVIKVKCNQHHSSFRFNGPKKMYIARLRYGRETLRDNNTKCDFEFRDLSYSTTYHLDVTAFNGYFEGSPTTKEVSTLYNDKAVIGFLIFLIILTSVALLLVLYKIFILKRRKSHDMGEEMGLITPGNDEENLLSVEPIAGEILLETYKRKLADEGRLFLAEFQSIPRIWSRYTVKEAKKSCNASKNRYVDILPYDYNRVQLTSGNGEAGCDYINASFIDGYKESKKYIAAQGPKEDTVSDFWRMIWEQQSSIIVMVTRCEEGNRVKCAQYWPSPDRETEIYEEFIVKLTSEDHCPDYTIRHLSLTNKREKNSEREVTHIQFLSWPDHGVPGEPQLLLKLRRRVNAFKNLFSGPIVVHCSAGVGRTGTYMSIDAMMEGLEAEGRVDIYGYIVKLRKQRCLMVQVEAQYILIHQALLEHNQFGETEIPLPELHSAMSTLKQKNSDNEPTLMEDEFERLPTYKNWRTFNAGITEENKKKNRSSSVIPYDFNRVLLKLDEGRSQDSDPDDEEEEESSDEEDEESTKYINASHIDGYWGPRALITAQTPLPDTMADFWLMAYQKKASAIVMLSDSKEGDKESDSMYWDKDKKTFGEIEVELVSTDTSPVFISRNMLIRHVKRKESRPVKQYQFLKWAGRELPEKPQELTDMIKEIRSSCSNSKSQRSLPIVVHCNDGSSRSGIFCAMWNLLESAETEKLVDVFQVAKTLRKERQGMLPSLEQYQFLYDALDGVFPVQNGDVKAAQPPAVDSVEIVTENKAPEQPAVVKAEEPASTVADDQQGAAENTPLVSDVESKGDKKEEAEKAPPTETTPLDETSNGPTVTVEA, translated from the exons ATGGCAGATCTTAAGATTCTGCTGCTCCTGGCTGTGACCATCGGTTTGATCAAAT GTATTGCCGGAGATG CCAGCAACAGTCCTTCAACTATCTCACCATCCACCACCTCTGCCACCTCAACCCATTCACCCACTCTGTCTG CCACTTCATCTCCTGCACTCACCTCAAATGAGACCTCACCCACACCCACCACCGAAACAGACCCTCAGACAAACACCACTAAAATCTCAGACTTACCTGCACCTACAAAGCTCAACACATCATTGAACGAAACCACTAAAG ATTCACCCGCTTCTCTTCCACTCACCACAACAAGCTCCACTTCACATTTTGTAGACAACAAATCTGTAACCACCTTGCTTCCACGCACCACGGCAGCAACTTCTGCTGTGTCTTCAGACACTCAAACAACCACCCAAACACCTGAACCCCCATCATCAACTCTCACCACAGATTCAACTAAACAGACAATACATTCAGACGTCATGTCTG CCACTTTATCTCCTGCACCCACCTCAAATGAGACCTCACCCACAACCAGCACCAAAACACCAAGCACCACTCAAATCTCACCCTCGCCTGCAACCACACAGCTCAACAGCACAGTGACTTTTACCACCAAAG ATTCACCCACTTCTGTTCCACTCACCACAACAAGCTCCACTTCACCTTTAGTAGACAACACATCTGTAACCACCTTGCTTCCACGCACCACGGCAGCAACTTCTGCCGTGTCCTCAGACACTCAAACAACCACCCAAACACCTGAACCCCCATCATCAACTCTCACCACAGATTCAactaaacagacaaaacattcaGACGTCATGTCTG CCACTTCATCTCTTACACACACCTCAAAAGACACCTCACCCACAACCAGCACCAAAACACCAAGCATCACTCAAAGCCCAACCTCACTTCCACTCACACACCCCAACACCACAGTAAATACTACCACCAAAG TGACATCTATAACCCCTGCACCTTCTACACAGT GTTCTTACACTGTCACACCCATCAAGTTTGGCCTCCGGATTAACATAACAGGCTCTACCAATGGTAACTACAGCATAAACATAactgaagaaggacaaagagaGATCAGAAGTTCAGTTGTTCACTTTGCCCATCAAACATCACATGAGCTCAAACACCTGAAGTCCTGTACTGAATATGAGCATAATGTGGCCTTTATTGAAAGTGATGGCAGAGAAACACCCtgtcaaaaaactgaaaataaaactacGACTACTACTACTGTAATGA aTACAGGAGACATTCaagttaacaactgcagacCTGGATATGTTTGTTACCAAAGTGACTGGAACATCAGCTTTTCACTATCATCATCAAATCATGTTTCATCTGAGAGATGCACCAGTGATGATAAAACACTCTGTATCAAACTTGGTAACAATGACTATTGCTCAGATTTGACTACAACCTTCACATCAGGAAATTGTTCTTTAAACCTCAACACAAGCATCACTGTTG aCTACATAAATCCAAGTGACATATTTCAACCTGTTCCCACTGAACTTCCTGCACAAATAGAACCAGAGTTTCCTATAAACTGTAGAAATCTCTCCATTGATTACACCTGTTTGG ATGAACTTAATAAACCCAAGAAGCTCACTGATCTGGAGCCGTTCACAGACTACATCTGTACTGGTCAGATCAAGAACAACAATGTCAATACCAACAAAGCAACTACTGTCAGATTCAGGGTTGACTGTG AtctcacaataaacacaaagaacagaCAAACCAACACATCCATTGAGTTGAGTTGGGACACAACCAGTCAGAACTGTCCAGATGTACCTGAACTGAAGAATCTTAGTTACACCTGCAGTCGTATTGACCCTAATCAGAAAGTTACAA TTACAGCTGACAAACATCCATCAGGAGGAACATGTCATTTTACTGGACTCCAACCATTCACCAGTTACACCTTTAAAGTCCAACCCACCTACAACAACAAGGAAGTTTCTGAACCAAAAGAAGTTAGAGTGGAAACTGAGGCTGGAA taCCAGACGTTGTTACTAAACTGACAGTGAATGTTCCAGAGAATAATGTgatcaaagtaaaatgtaatcaacATCATTCATCATTTCGTTTTAATGGACCTAAGAAGATGTACATTGCACGTCTTCGTTATGGTCGTGAGACTCTACGTgataataacacaaaatgtgaCTTTGAATTCAGAGATCTGAGCTACTCTACCACCTACCACCTGGAT GTGACTGCTTTCAATGGATATTTTGAGGGCAGCCCTACGACAAAAGAAGTTTccactctgt ATAATGACAAAGCAGTTATTGGTtttctcatcttcctcatcatcctcaCATCTGTGGCTCTGCTTTTGGTCCTTTATAAGATCTTCATTTTGAAGCGCAGAAAGTCCCA TGACATGGGTGAAGAAATGGGCCTTATTACACCAGGAA ATGATGAAGAGAACCTGCTCTCTGTGGAACCAATTGCAGGAGAGATCCTGCTGGAAACCTACAAAAGGAAACTTGCTGATGAGGGGCGACTCTTCCTGGCAGAGTTTCAG AGCATCCCCAGAATTTGGTCGAGGTACACGGTAAAAGAGGCGAAAAAGTCCTGCAATGCCTCCAAGAACCGCTACGTGGACATCCTGCCAT ATGACTATAACCGTGTCCAGCTGACGTCAGGAAATGGAGAAGCAGGATGTGACTATATCAACGCCAGCTTCATTGAT GGGTACAAGGAATCCAAGAAGTATATTGCAGCTCAAG GCCCAAAGGAAGACACTGTGAGTGATTTCTGGAGGATGATCTGGGAGCAGCAGTCCTCCATTATCGTCATGGTAACACGCTGTGAAGAAGGAAACAGG GTCAAGTGTGCACAGTACTGGCCGTCTCCTGACAGAGAAACTGAGATCTATGAAGAGTTCATAGTGAAGCTGACTTCTGAGGACCATTGTCCAGATTACACCATCCGCCACCTCAGCCTAACTAAT AAGAGGGAGAAGAACTCAGAGAGGGAGGTGACCCACATTCAGTTCCTAAGCTGGCCAGATCACGGTGTACCAGGAGAGCCGCAACTCCTCCTGAAACTGAGGCGGCGCGTCAATGCTTTCAAGAATCTCTTCAGTGGCCCAATTGTTGTCCACTGCAG TGCTGGAGTGGGCAGAACTGGCACCTACATGAGCATTGATGCCATGATGGAGGGTCTAGAGGCAGAGGGAAGAGTGGACATCTACGGTTACATAGTCAAACTCCGCAAACAGAGATGCCTCATGGTTCAAGTAGAG GCCCAGTACATCCTGATTCACCAGGCTCTGCTGGAGCACAACCAGTTTGGAGAGACTGAGATCCCTCTGCCTGAGCTCCACAGCGCAATGAGcacactgaaacagaaaaactcAGACAATGAACCCACTCTGATGGAAGATGAGTTTGAG CGACTCCCCACTTATAAAAACTGGAGGACATTCAACGCAGGGatcacagaagaaaacaagaaaaagaatcGCTCTTCATCCGTCATCCCAT ATGACTTCAACAGAGTGTTGCTGAAGCTCGATGAAGGACGTAGCCAAGATAGTGACCCAGAtgacgaggaggaggaagaatcatcagatgaagaagatgaagagtcCACTAAATACATCAATGCCTCCCACATAGAT GGCTACTGGGGCCCACGCGCCCTCATCACCGCACAAACTCCACTGCCAGACACCATGGCAGACTTCTGGTTGATGGCTTACCAGAAGAAAGCATCTGCTATTGTCATGCTCTCCGACTCCAAGGAGGGAGATAAG GAGTCTGACTCCATGTACTgggacaaagacaagaaaacatttggagagATTGAGGTGGAGTTGGTGAGCACCGACACCTCCCCGGTTTTCATCAGCCGCAACATGCTGATCCGTCATGTCAAG AGGAAAGAGAGTCGTCCAGTCAAACAGTACCAGTTCCTGAAGTGGGCCGGGAGAGAGCTGCCAGAGAAACCTCAAGAACTCACCGACATGATCAAGGAAATAaggagcagctgcagcaacagCAAATCACAGAGGAGTTTGCCAATCGTGGTCCACTGCAA TGACGGCTCGTCCCGTTCGGGCATTTTCTGTGCTATGTGGAACCTGTTAGAAAGTGCTGAGACTGAGAAGCTGGTGGATGTTTTCCAGGTGGCTAAAACCCTGCGCAAGG